Proteins from a single region of Sphaerochaeta globosa str. Buddy:
- a CDS encoding glycoside hydrolase family 2 protein encodes MQTRYTIDPNHILAEYPRPQMVRASYYSLNGKWECAITDEPSLPNFFPYTILVPFSPETKLSGLEKSVGVKQTLTYKRIFNFSGESDKRTILHFEAVDYSCTVYLNGVLIGSHTGGYLPFWFDITESIRPDNELIVQVTDPCDSQSIIRGKQARTAKGIFYSGQSGIYQSVWLEQVSQHYIKALVITSNLEQRCWHVTVIADMDGLEVVVSYLDGQRKVKGFSGQRLSCQIDDVHPWSPEDPYLYPFSVTLGDDSVTSYVGLRSFTLEFGRLCLNGKPYYHHGILDQGYWPDSLYTPPTDQAMVDDLLLMKKLGFNMVRKHAKVENLRWYYHCDRLGILVWQDMVSGGRKPIQPIMSGPLFLKSFSVSDSLYTLLGSQDVQYRKDYEEQLTEMIQTLFNCVSIAMWVLFNEGWGQFDTARILSLVQKLDASRTIDPSSGWYDQKIGSFCSRHVYFKAYQHTPDALGRVVILSEFGGYVYREIGHDDETKVFGYKKFADRKAFCDAFFDLYNREIVPAKENGLSASVYTQFSDVQQELNGLVTFDRLSVKLDEVVALQVAALLLGAQE; translated from the coding sequence ATGCAAACCCGTTATACAATCGACCCTAATCATATACTTGCGGAATATCCACGTCCCCAAATGGTACGTGCTTCCTATTATTCACTGAATGGGAAATGGGAATGTGCCATAACAGATGAACCTTCCCTTCCAAATTTTTTCCCCTATACAATTTTAGTCCCGTTCTCTCCTGAAACAAAGCTCTCAGGACTTGAGAAGTCTGTCGGTGTAAAGCAAACCTTAACCTATAAGAGAATATTCAATTTCTCTGGTGAATCGGATAAACGAACGATACTACACTTTGAAGCGGTAGATTACAGCTGTACGGTGTATCTGAATGGAGTATTGATAGGAAGTCACACAGGCGGCTACCTACCCTTCTGGTTTGACATCACCGAGTCTATTCGCCCGGACAATGAGCTGATTGTCCAGGTAACTGACCCTTGTGACAGCCAGAGCATCATTAGGGGAAAACAAGCAAGAACTGCAAAGGGAATTTTTTATAGCGGACAAAGCGGCATATACCAAAGTGTATGGCTTGAACAAGTGAGCCAGCATTATATCAAGGCCTTGGTGATTACCAGCAATCTGGAACAAAGGTGTTGGCATGTCACCGTTATCGCCGACATGGACGGCTTGGAAGTGGTGGTCTCCTACCTTGATGGTCAAAGAAAAGTAAAAGGCTTCAGCGGACAACGGCTGAGCTGCCAGATCGATGATGTACATCCCTGGAGCCCTGAAGATCCCTATCTCTACCCGTTCAGTGTCACCCTTGGAGATGATAGCGTAACCAGCTATGTAGGATTGCGCAGCTTTACCCTTGAATTCGGCCGATTGTGCCTTAATGGAAAACCCTATTACCATCATGGCATTCTTGACCAGGGATATTGGCCGGACAGTCTCTATACTCCTCCAACCGATCAGGCTATGGTCGATGATCTGTTGCTTATGAAAAAACTTGGGTTCAATATGGTACGAAAGCATGCCAAGGTTGAAAATCTGCGTTGGTACTACCATTGTGACCGTTTGGGCATTCTTGTTTGGCAGGACATGGTCAGCGGAGGGAGAAAACCCATCCAACCGATCATGAGCGGACCGCTCTTCCTTAAGAGCTTCTCAGTATCAGACTCCCTGTACACCTTATTGGGCAGTCAGGATGTACAGTATAGGAAGGACTATGAAGAGCAGCTGACTGAAATGATTCAAACACTCTTCAACTGTGTCAGTATCGCCATGTGGGTATTGTTCAACGAGGGATGGGGACAATTCGATACCGCCCGCATCCTCAGTCTGGTACAAAAGCTGGACGCAAGCCGGACCATCGACCCAAGCAGCGGCTGGTATGACCAGAAAATTGGCAGTTTCTGTTCCCGTCATGTGTATTTCAAAGCCTATCAGCATACCCCTGATGCATTGGGCCGGGTGGTTATCCTCTCCGAATTTGGAGGATATGTCTATCGCGAAATAGGTCATGATGATGAGACAAAGGTTTTTGGATACAAGAAGTTCGCTGATCGAAAAGCTTTCTGTGATGCATTTTTTGATCTATATAATCGTGAAATTGTACCGGCTAAGGAGAACGGCCTCAGTGCCTCGGTGTATACCCAGTTCTCCGATGTACAACAGGAACTCAATGGATTGGTGACGTTCGACCGGCTCTCAGTCAAATTGGACGAGGTCGTCGCTCTTCAGGTTGCCGCTCTTCTTCTTGGAGCGCAGGAGTGA
- the murJ gene encoding murein biosynthesis integral membrane protein MurJ, which yields MHDSTPNRKTAKNSLVIMVCTLMSRLLGIIKARVLGSVFGASAVADVINFTFNIPNNFRKLFAEGAVNAALIPAFSSLLGRNEKQRSVRLFALLCTFQSILLTPLVLVSYFYGEQLIAFLSDFDVQQIQLGARLLPFFMVYLATISLASIFNGVLQAHQNFIHAYLSPLLFSICVILGVWFLSDRYGAMSMAYSALVGGLLQGTYSYLVVRRYGYRFKPTLKAQNAPIKEVLSAWGLVSLGMGIQIITQMVSFLFASRLGEGSVTAFTNSTIFYQTPYGIFFNAISAVSLPLMSRAASQGDTKSLQTYTRNSLISLLALLLPSTIILFFLSQESVSVVLQTGNYTLSDARLTALVLRPYLLFMVFSAWYALMLRLGYSANRHALMTRIVFLQNLLDIVLMWVFLKFGLDIVSLPLANGLAYTIGLALLIFLLRDLYALPKDLLFLKGIVRIVCANLPLFIVCMFYHSLDLTWHREGSSFKSLLYLVLIGFVALGILLLSYKVARIPLLSLLRSKKKSGNLKSDDLVQFD from the coding sequence TTGCACGATTCTACGCCAAATAGAAAGACAGCAAAAAACAGCCTGGTGATCATGGTCTGCACGCTCATGAGCAGGCTTTTGGGGATTATCAAAGCCCGGGTCCTGGGTTCGGTGTTTGGAGCCTCTGCAGTTGCAGATGTAATAAACTTCACCTTCAACATCCCCAATAACTTTCGTAAGCTTTTTGCAGAGGGGGCGGTCAATGCCGCCCTGATTCCGGCTTTCTCTTCGTTACTCGGCCGTAATGAGAAACAACGCTCCGTTCGTCTCTTTGCCCTGCTCTGTACATTCCAAAGCATTCTGCTCACGCCATTGGTATTGGTCTCGTATTTCTATGGGGAACAGCTGATCGCCTTTCTCAGTGATTTCGATGTACAACAAATACAGTTGGGTGCCCGTTTGCTGCCGTTTTTTATGGTCTACCTTGCAACCATCAGCCTAGCTTCCATTTTCAACGGAGTGCTCCAAGCCCATCAGAATTTTATACATGCATACCTTTCCCCCTTGCTCTTCTCCATCTGCGTCATACTGGGTGTGTGGTTTCTTTCCGATCGCTATGGGGCGATGAGCATGGCCTATTCAGCTCTTGTTGGAGGCCTACTGCAAGGAACGTATTCGTACCTTGTGGTCAGGCGGTACGGCTACCGTTTCAAACCGACACTCAAGGCTCAGAATGCTCCTATAAAGGAAGTGCTGAGCGCATGGGGTCTTGTTTCACTGGGTATGGGCATACAAATCATCACGCAGATGGTCAGCTTCCTATTCGCTTCACGCCTGGGGGAAGGAAGTGTCACCGCCTTTACCAATTCTACGATTTTCTATCAGACTCCGTATGGCATTTTCTTCAATGCCATCAGTGCCGTCAGTCTTCCACTGATGAGCAGGGCAGCCTCGCAAGGGGATACCAAATCCCTCCAAACCTATACGCGCAATTCTCTGATCAGCCTCTTGGCCCTTTTGCTTCCCAGCACCATCATTCTCTTCTTTCTCAGTCAGGAAAGCGTCAGCGTGGTGCTGCAAACCGGCAATTACACCTTATCCGATGCAAGGCTGACCGCTTTGGTTCTCAGGCCGTATCTGCTCTTCATGGTGTTCAGCGCTTGGTACGCCTTGATGCTTCGCCTCGGCTACAGTGCCAACCGACATGCCTTAATGACCAGAATCGTCTTTCTGCAGAACCTGCTCGATATTGTTCTGATGTGGGTTTTTCTCAAGTTTGGCTTGGACATCGTATCACTGCCTTTGGCGAACGGCCTGGCCTATACAATCGGCTTGGCACTTCTGATTTTTTTGCTCCGGGACCTCTATGCATTGCCAAAAGACCTGCTGTTTCTGAAAGGAATCGTACGGATAGTATGTGCCAACCTTCCACTTTTCATCGTTTGCATGTTCTACCATAGTTTGGATTTGACCTGGCATAGGGAAGGCTCAAGCTTCAAGAGCCTGCTGTATTTAGTTCTTATCGGCTTTGTTGCTCTTGGTATTCTATTACTGTCCTACAAGGTGGCACGCATACCCTTGCTTTCACTCCTGCGCTCCAAGAAGAAGAGCGGCAACCTGAAGAGCGACGACCTCGTCCAATTTGACTGA
- the tgt gene encoding tRNA guanosine(34) transglycosylase Tgt, with the protein MKIFQEIHQDTTSKARLGLLTLGHGQVETPVFMPVGTNGTVKGMFHEDVKKIGYTLILGNTYHLYLRPGLEVLSQFGGLHSFSNWDGNLLTDSGGFQVFSLSGLRKIGEKGVTFQSHIDGSKHIFTPESVVDTQRVIGSDIAMCLDVCTPPEIDHRAATEAMHITHAWAKRALDHRTQLAGDFKGNLFGIVQGNFYEDLRKQSAEFFNEMDFPGIAIGGLSVGETSEQFTHFLQYTADLVTREKPRYVMGIGSPDYILEAVENGIDMFDCVLATRMARNGAVFTDDGVVTLKKAIHKFDQHPIEEGCTCRACTQYSRAYMHHMVKTGEMLGGMLATEHNLTYFYRLMQQIRLAIRENRFASFKRDYLARFYAK; encoded by the coding sequence ATGAAGATATTTCAGGAAATTCATCAGGACACCACCAGCAAAGCCCGTCTTGGCCTCCTTACGCTCGGACATGGACAGGTAGAGACTCCGGTGTTCATGCCGGTTGGCACCAACGGGACCGTCAAAGGTATGTTTCACGAAGATGTTAAAAAAATTGGCTATACGTTGATTTTGGGCAACACGTACCATTTATACCTGAGACCGGGGCTCGAGGTACTTTCACAGTTTGGTGGACTGCATTCGTTCTCCAACTGGGACGGGAACCTTTTGACCGACAGTGGTGGCTTTCAGGTTTTCAGTCTCTCCGGATTACGAAAAATCGGAGAAAAGGGCGTGACCTTCCAAAGTCACATCGATGGCTCCAAACATATATTCACCCCCGAAAGCGTGGTGGACACACAACGTGTCATTGGATCGGATATCGCCATGTGTCTGGATGTTTGCACCCCTCCGGAGATCGATCACCGTGCAGCCACCGAAGCAATGCATATCACCCATGCTTGGGCAAAGCGAGCACTGGACCATCGCACCCAGCTGGCAGGTGATTTCAAGGGTAATTTATTTGGTATCGTACAGGGCAATTTTTATGAGGACCTACGAAAACAGAGTGCGGAATTCTTCAATGAGATGGACTTTCCCGGTATTGCCATCGGCGGCTTGAGTGTAGGGGAGACCAGTGAGCAATTCACTCATTTTCTTCAGTATACTGCTGATTTGGTAACACGGGAGAAACCACGATATGTGATGGGCATCGGCAGTCCCGATTATATTCTTGAGGCTGTTGAAAACGGCATCGATATGTTTGACTGCGTTTTGGCTACCCGCATGGCACGCAATGGTGCTGTATTCACCGACGATGGGGTGGTAACATTGAAGAAAGCCATCCATAAGTTCGATCAGCATCCCATTGAGGAAGGTTGCACCTGTAGAGCCTGCACCCAGTATAGTCGAGCCTACATGCATCACATGGTCAAAACCGGTGAGATGCTGGGAGGGATGTTGGCAACAGAGCACAATCTCACCTATTTCTATCGCCTTATGCAACAAATTCGTTTGGCGATCAGGGAAAACCGATTTGCTTCCTTCAAAAGGGATTACCTTGCACGATTCTACGCCAAATAG
- a CDS encoding LptF/LptG family permease: MKVIDRYIIRSIASVAFVTLMLCTLMLLSVDLFANLDSYLTRKVSYLMIAKLTLLYTPEAVLFALGPALLFSASFFLSQLQANNELICLMGSGLSYRRIVIPILMFGLALSTFQFGFSEYVHIPLSKEREVQEDSLFGLRSTYDNRNITLRDPEGAYVVHARQYSDREKRLAQVMLVLIDEKGSLKSRIDAPWAYWEEEKGIWRLEQARNQQVDSSLLVLHQTEEQVLYVDSFTLQPSFFRNVSNDIKTMELRTAYHYLQRIAELDPNRYPQLATDFAKRLLDSLNPLVMLFIACAISYKYKKNVLLFSIITSLGIAVIYYVVQMVTLIMAKQAVIGPLWGMAIPMIVIVCIALAERAAIR; encoded by the coding sequence ATGAAAGTAATCGATCGATATATCATCCGCAGCATCGCTTCTGTAGCCTTTGTCACGTTGATGCTCTGCACCTTGATGCTGCTCAGCGTCGATTTATTTGCCAATCTTGACTCATACCTCACCCGCAAGGTTTCTTACCTTATGATCGCCAAACTTACCTTGTTGTACACCCCCGAGGCGGTTCTCTTCGCCCTCGGTCCAGCGCTATTATTCTCCGCCTCGTTTTTTCTCTCGCAACTGCAAGCCAACAATGAATTGATTTGTCTGATGGGCAGCGGTCTTTCCTATCGGAGGATAGTCATTCCCATTCTCATGTTTGGGCTTGCATTATCCACCTTCCAGTTCGGTTTTTCCGAATATGTACATATTCCACTAAGTAAGGAGCGGGAAGTTCAGGAGGATTCATTGTTTGGGCTGCGCAGTACCTATGATAACCGGAACATCACCCTGCGCGATCCCGAAGGTGCATACGTAGTCCACGCCCGTCAGTACAGCGATCGCGAAAAACGTCTCGCCCAAGTCATGCTTGTACTCATTGATGAGAAAGGATCGCTAAAGTCGCGTATCGATGCTCCTTGGGCATACTGGGAAGAAGAGAAGGGGATATGGAGATTGGAACAAGCGCGCAACCAACAAGTTGACTCATCTCTTTTGGTACTGCATCAAACTGAAGAACAGGTACTCTATGTCGATAGTTTTACCTTGCAGCCTTCCTTCTTCAGGAATGTAAGCAATGACATCAAGACCATGGAACTGAGAACCGCTTATCATTACCTACAAAGAATCGCCGAGCTTGACCCCAACCGGTATCCACAGTTGGCCACCGATTTCGCCAAGCGGTTGTTGGATTCTCTCAATCCTTTGGTTATGCTATTCATAGCCTGTGCCATCAGTTACAAGTATAAGAAAAATGTGCTCCTCTTCTCCATTATCACCAGCCTTGGAATTGCTGTTATTTACTATGTTGTACAAATGGTTACCTTGATTATGGCCAAGCAGGCTGTGATCGGGCCACTTTGGGGTATGGCAATCCCCATGATTGTGATAGTATGCATAGCGCTGGCAGAACGAGCCGCAATACGATAG
- a CDS encoding LptF/LptG family permease, translating to MYRHIGREYLLSFLVAFFFFFFIFFINQILLIAQRILLKQVDYFSVLQLVLLSIPQFLLYTFPFSSLTASSMVIGDLSGNNEILAIRSSGISLKHVFIPIIIISLAFSMLTFLTADKALPWSTKKYRELYTDLMRDLPTLELMANSTNTIANTVMVNKGVEGNTVHDIILFETSSVRGGQILSAPKAEVSLYDLQSFIYQLELDNPLILKSETQGGWALSKAESAQFFLNFSGQIASIASALPSQLSIKELQQNIQEHKIALQAEKKRYQEKVQTLELSLAELVDKAKTDAEVSVSHIEELEVQLKQLKDQKPINFYYQYYRAELHKKYALSAACFMLVFLTFSLSFFRVKHGRLIGFGLSMLVAVVYWYLLFFAQMQIFSLSISPALLIWSPNLLMFFGGLLFLLHARRL from the coding sequence GTGTATCGCCATATAGGAAGAGAGTATCTCCTCTCATTTCTTGTGGCGTTTTTTTTCTTCTTTTTTATTTTTTTCATCAATCAGATTCTTCTCATTGCCCAACGTATCCTTCTCAAACAAGTCGACTACTTCTCTGTATTGCAGCTCGTGCTGCTCTCAATCCCGCAATTCTTGCTCTATACCTTTCCTTTCAGCTCCCTGACGGCAAGCAGCATGGTAATCGGAGATCTTTCAGGCAACAATGAGATACTTGCCATCCGCAGCAGCGGCATCTCCCTCAAACATGTATTTATTCCCATCATCATCATCTCCCTTGCATTCTCAATGCTGACGTTCCTAACCGCAGACAAGGCACTTCCTTGGAGCACCAAGAAGTATCGCGAACTCTATACGGATTTAATGCGCGACTTACCCACCTTGGAGCTTATGGCCAATAGTACCAATACGATAGCAAACACCGTTATGGTAAATAAGGGAGTTGAGGGGAATACCGTACACGATATCATTCTTTTCGAGACATCCTCTGTCAGAGGGGGACAAATCCTCAGTGCACCCAAGGCGGAAGTCTCGCTGTATGACTTGCAGTCATTCATCTATCAGCTTGAGCTTGACAATCCTTTGATTCTCAAGAGCGAGACACAAGGCGGATGGGCTCTCTCGAAAGCAGAGTCTGCACAGTTTTTCCTGAACTTTTCGGGTCAGATAGCCAGCATTGCCTCAGCCCTACCTTCGCAGCTTTCTATCAAGGAATTGCAGCAGAATATCCAAGAACATAAAATCGCCTTACAAGCGGAAAAGAAACGATATCAAGAGAAAGTGCAAACGCTCGAACTTTCGCTGGCGGAATTGGTAGACAAAGCAAAAACCGATGCAGAAGTATCTGTTTCTCACATAGAGGAGCTAGAGGTACAACTGAAGCAACTGAAAGATCAAAAGCCCATCAACTTTTATTATCAATATTATCGAGCGGAACTTCATAAGAAGTATGCACTCAGTGCTGCTTGCTTCATGTTGGTGTTCCTCACATTCTCGCTCTCGTTCTTCCGTGTCAAACATGGCCGGCTCATCGGCTTCGGCCTCTCCATGTTGGTCGCTGTCGTATATTGGTATCTTTTGTTCTTTGCCCAAATGCAAATTTTCTCCCTATCAATTTCACCAGCGTTGCTCATATGGTCGCCAAACCTGCTTATGTTTTTCGGTGGACTGCTTTTCTTGCTGCATGCGAGGCGCTTATGA
- the dut gene encoding dUTP diphosphatase, which produces MVHVVKLRPEALLPVYGTANSAGADISACLDEDLVLAGGSYGKVPTGLSIQLPVGYEAQVRPRSGLAAKFGLTVLNSPGTIDADYRGEVCVLLINHGREEVRIHHGDRIAQMVIARCEQATFTETISLDATERGSGGFGSTGV; this is translated from the coding sequence ATGGTTCATGTAGTGAAGTTGAGACCGGAAGCATTGCTTCCGGTCTATGGTACCGCAAACAGTGCTGGTGCCGACATTTCTGCCTGCCTTGATGAAGATCTGGTGCTTGCCGGCGGCTCGTATGGCAAAGTACCTACAGGCTTGAGTATTCAATTACCGGTAGGGTATGAGGCACAAGTACGGCCGCGCAGCGGGTTGGCTGCCAAGTTCGGTTTGACGGTTCTCAACAGTCCTGGTACCATCGATGCTGATTACCGCGGGGAAGTCTGTGTACTTCTGATAAACCACGGAAGAGAGGAAGTGCGTATCCATCACGGTGACAGGATTGCCCAGATGGTTATTGCACGGTGCGAACAAGCCACCTTCACTGAAACGATCAGCTTGGATGCAACAGAGCGGGGAAGTGGAGGCTTTGGTTCGACGGGAGTATAG
- the pnp gene encoding polyribonucleotide nucleotidyltransferase has translation MEVKKVSVRIGDADLVFETGKIAKQTSGTVYAHYEGSAVIATVCCGKEPNEALDYVPLSVEYNEKYYAAGKIPGGFLKREARPKDKEILVSRLIDRPMRPLFDKAFGREIQVVPTVVSSDMNNTPDIIAINAASAAVTISDIPFNGPIAAVRISMVDGAYVVNPTFSQIERSSLDIVVAGTRDGITMVEGGAKEVSEEVMLEAIATAQPYITKLCDAQLELKKIAGKEKLPVVTLTVDLSWLAPVREYAYPLIKQASFVKGKMERYAALAKVQGEVKEKFQDVIAEDSKRDGQLSSLFEDLEYEILRASILNDGKRTDGRSVDQIRPITCEVGLLDRTHGSALFTRGETQALAVTTLGTASDEQMFDTIDGEKSFSSFMLHYNFPPYSVGECGRLSTGRREIGHGHLAQRALEAIVPNKESFPYTVRVVSEIMESNGSSSMASVCGGCLSLMDAGVPIKKPVAGIAMGLITEGADYSKYVVLSDILGEEDHLGDMDFKVAGSRDGITAFQMDIKIAGVTPEIMKKALEQAKQGRMHILSIMEGALSNSREEISEYAPKILTMKVDEEKIGAVIGTGGKTIKAIASQSGAEVNIADDGTVTIYGRDNASAQLAKELVKSIVEEPEVGRIYEGTVKRIMDFGAFIEILPGKEGLCHISKLAKTRVQNVEDVLKVGQVVPVKLIEIDRQNRLNLSYIDAIETQSK, from the coding sequence ATGGAAGTAAAAAAAGTTTCTGTACGGATCGGCGATGCCGACCTGGTGTTTGAAACCGGGAAAATCGCCAAGCAGACCAGTGGTACTGTGTACGCCCATTATGAGGGTAGTGCTGTTATTGCAACTGTCTGCTGCGGAAAGGAGCCCAACGAGGCTCTGGATTATGTACCCCTGAGTGTTGAATATAATGAGAAATATTATGCCGCAGGCAAAATCCCAGGCGGATTCCTCAAACGAGAAGCCCGCCCCAAGGATAAGGAAATTCTGGTAAGTAGGCTCATCGACCGCCCGATGCGCCCCCTCTTTGACAAGGCCTTCGGCCGTGAAATCCAGGTGGTTCCCACTGTTGTATCTTCCGATATGAACAACACCCCTGACATCATCGCCATTAACGCTGCCAGCGCTGCAGTAACTATCAGTGACATCCCCTTCAACGGGCCTATTGCTGCTGTTCGTATCTCCATGGTGGACGGTGCCTATGTCGTCAACCCTACCTTCAGTCAAATCGAGCGTTCCAGCTTGGACATCGTTGTTGCAGGAACTCGTGATGGTATTACCATGGTCGAGGGTGGTGCTAAGGAAGTAAGCGAAGAAGTGATGCTTGAAGCCATTGCTACCGCCCAGCCGTACATCACCAAGCTTTGCGATGCACAGCTTGAGCTGAAAAAGATTGCTGGCAAGGAAAAGCTTCCGGTAGTAACGTTGACGGTTGACCTCTCCTGGCTCGCTCCTGTCCGTGAGTATGCCTATCCCCTCATCAAGCAAGCTTCCTTTGTAAAAGGTAAGATGGAGCGGTATGCCGCCCTTGCGAAGGTACAGGGTGAAGTCAAGGAGAAGTTCCAGGACGTAATCGCTGAAGATTCCAAACGCGATGGGCAACTCTCATCCCTGTTCGAGGATCTCGAGTACGAAATTCTTCGCGCTTCAATTCTCAATGACGGCAAGAGAACCGATGGTCGATCTGTTGACCAGATCAGACCCATCACTTGTGAAGTTGGATTGTTGGACAGGACCCATGGTTCTGCACTTTTTACCCGCGGTGAGACACAAGCTTTGGCTGTTACCACACTCGGTACTGCCAGCGACGAGCAGATGTTCGATACCATCGACGGCGAGAAGAGCTTCAGTTCCTTCATGCTTCACTATAACTTCCCTCCGTATAGCGTAGGCGAGTGTGGAAGGCTGAGCACCGGTCGTCGTGAGATCGGCCACGGTCATTTGGCACAGCGTGCTCTTGAAGCAATCGTCCCCAACAAGGAGTCATTCCCCTATACAGTGCGTGTAGTCAGCGAGATTATGGAATCCAATGGTTCCTCCTCCATGGCTTCAGTCTGTGGTGGTTGTCTCTCGTTGATGGATGCCGGTGTTCCCATTAAGAAGCCGGTAGCTGGTATTGCCATGGGTTTGATTACCGAAGGTGCTGATTACTCCAAGTATGTCGTGCTTAGCGACATCCTCGGTGAAGAAGACCACCTCGGCGATATGGACTTCAAGGTAGCCGGTAGCCGCGATGGTATTACCGCATTCCAGATGGACATCAAGATTGCAGGGGTAACACCTGAAATCATGAAGAAGGCTCTTGAGCAGGCTAAACAAGGCAGAATGCACATTCTTTCCATCATGGAAGGAGCACTGAGCAACTCACGTGAGGAAATCAGTGAATATGCTCCCAAGATTCTCACCATGAAAGTGGACGAAGAGAAAATCGGGGCAGTCATCGGAACCGGTGGAAAGACGATCAAGGCCATTGCCAGCCAGAGTGGAGCTGAGGTCAACATCGCCGACGACGGAACCGTTACCATCTATGGTAGAGACAATGCATCAGCCCAGCTGGCTAAGGAACTGGTAAAATCCATTGTTGAGGAACCGGAAGTAGGCCGCATCTATGAAGGTACGGTAAAGCGCATCATGGATTTCGGTGCCTTTATTGAAATCCTGCCTGGAAAGGAAGGGCTCTGCCATATTTCCAAGCTTGCAAAGACACGTGTCCAGAATGTTGAGGATGTACTGAAAGTTGGTCAGGTAGTTCCGGTTAAGCTCATTGAAATTGACCGTCAGAACCGCTTGAACCTCAGTTACATCGATGCAATCGAGACTCAGTCGAAGTAA
- the rpsO gene encoding 30S ribosomal protein S15 → MISKEQKQEIIAKFGGDEKNTGSTKAQVALLTARINDLQPHFKKNPKDHAGTRGLLLMVGQRRRLLKYLKDTDIEAYRSLIAELGLRK, encoded by the coding sequence ATGATTTCTAAGGAACAAAAACAGGAAATCATTGCCAAGTTTGGCGGTGATGAAAAGAACACCGGTTCGACCAAGGCACAGGTTGCCCTGCTTACCGCTCGCATCAACGACCTGCAGCCCCACTTCAAAAAGAATCCGAAGGACCATGCAGGAACCAGAGGTTTGTTGTTGATGGTTGGTCAGCGCAGACGGCTCCTCAAGTACTTGAAGGATACCGATATTGAAGCCTACCGTTCTCTGATTGCCGAACTCGGCCTGAGAAAGTAG
- a CDS encoding FAD synthetase family protein, whose translation MKRYDFMHLSAHPVLWQQDMAVCIGVFDGLHSGHQAIIRRCVELAAQQGLESMVITFDKNPKMIMKSQPYHSKLASESQIEQILVNIGVDHLVVIDFSADFSKLTAEEFLTLVCAFCHVNVMVVGEDFRCGAPVSSAGPVQLQEYLSRLSPEATVEIPPFVLTADGEITSSTLVRKKLLEGALEEVQSMLGRPYELDLVAYPSKFMEKGLLYRTASFMQLLPPVGVYEAQLSLSDGSVVDVHAHLGEDELLIVPDQAMWDWIAARTKRLSFRAKGSIS comes from the coding sequence GTGAAACGGTATGATTTCATGCATCTTTCGGCTCATCCCGTGCTCTGGCAGCAAGACATGGCTGTCTGTATCGGTGTTTTTGATGGGCTTCACAGCGGTCATCAAGCTATCATCAGACGATGTGTTGAACTTGCTGCCCAACAAGGGCTGGAGAGCATGGTCATTACGTTTGATAAAAATCCCAAGATGATAATGAAAAGTCAGCCCTACCACTCTAAGTTGGCAAGTGAGTCGCAAATCGAGCAAATACTTGTAAATATTGGTGTTGACCATCTTGTTGTCATTGACTTTTCTGCTGATTTCAGTAAACTCACAGCTGAGGAGTTCCTCACTTTAGTATGTGCATTTTGCCATGTTAACGTGATGGTTGTCGGAGAGGATTTCCGCTGCGGTGCCCCGGTTTCAAGTGCCGGACCTGTTCAGCTGCAGGAATATCTATCCCGATTGTCACCGGAAGCTACCGTAGAGATTCCCCCATTTGTCCTAACCGCTGATGGAGAGATTACTTCAAGTACTCTGGTGCGTAAAAAACTTCTTGAGGGCGCTTTGGAAGAAGTCCAAAGTATGCTCGGTAGGCCTTATGAGCTGGATTTGGTGGCGTATCCATCCAAATTCATGGAAAAGGGCTTGCTGTACCGAACTGCTTCCTTTATGCAGCTCCTGCCTCCGGTAGGTGTGTATGAGGCTCAGTTATCGCTTTCTGATGGTTCTGTAGTGGACGTTCATGCACACTTGGGTGAGGATGAGCTCTTGATAGTACCAGATCAGGCGATGTGGGATTGGATTGCAGCACGTACAAAAAGACTTAGCTTTCGGGCTAAGGGGAGTATTTCATGA